One segment of Stappia sp. 28M-7 DNA contains the following:
- a CDS encoding MFS transporter: MTTSATRAPSPGSPLPKASANLPLIIICGCLIALLSFGPRSALGLFLTPMTEARGWSREIFALALAIQNLMWGAAQPIAGMIADRFGTARTIAFGGVVYTLGLLLMAQAESPLLLHVAGGVMIGLGVAFSSFSLVLAAFGRAVTPERRSLAFGIGTAAGSFGQFLFAPLSQGLIDGLGWHDSLYVLAGLMVLIPFLAVALKGKPAAYVPGSAIADQKLTEAISEAFRTRGFILLTFGFFVCGFHVAFITVHLPPYIADLGLDPKWGAIAIALIGLCNVFGALAAGYIGGRWSKPYFLSLIYLGRAIAITLFLMAPATPLTVLIFAGTMGFLWLSTVPPTSGLVAVMFGPRYMATLFGFVFFSHQIGSFLGVWLGGRLYDQTGSYDVIWYLGIALGLFAAIVHWPIKEEPVARLAGTPAE; encoded by the coding sequence GTGACCACCTCCGCGACGCGCGCGCCGTCTCCCGGCTCGCCCCTCCCCAAGGCCTCCGCCAACCTGCCGCTGATCATCATCTGCGGTTGCCTGATCGCCCTTCTCAGCTTCGGCCCGCGCTCCGCGCTCGGCCTCTTCCTCACGCCGATGACCGAGGCGCGCGGCTGGTCGCGCGAGATCTTCGCCCTGGCGCTCGCCATCCAGAACCTCATGTGGGGCGCGGCCCAGCCGATTGCCGGCATGATCGCCGACCGGTTCGGCACGGCGCGCACGATCGCTTTCGGCGGCGTTGTCTACACGCTCGGCCTCCTGCTGATGGCACAGGCGGAAAGCCCCTTGCTGCTGCATGTCGCCGGCGGCGTGATGATCGGCCTCGGCGTCGCCTTCTCGTCCTTCTCGCTGGTGCTCGCCGCCTTCGGGCGCGCCGTGACGCCGGAGCGCCGCTCGCTCGCCTTCGGCATCGGCACGGCGGCCGGCTCTTTCGGCCAGTTCCTCTTCGCTCCGCTCAGCCAGGGCCTCATCGACGGGCTCGGCTGGCACGACAGCCTCTATGTGCTGGCCGGCCTCATGGTCCTCATTCCCTTCCTGGCGGTGGCGCTGAAGGGCAAGCCGGCCGCCTACGTGCCGGGCTCGGCCATTGCCGACCAGAAGCTCACCGAGGCGATCTCCGAGGCCTTCCGCACCCGCGGCTTCATCCTGCTGACCTTCGGCTTCTTCGTCTGCGGCTTCCACGTCGCCTTCATCACCGTGCACCTGCCGCCCTATATCGCGGATCTCGGCCTCGACCCGAAGTGGGGCGCCATCGCCATCGCGCTGATCGGCCTGTGCAACGTGTTCGGGGCGCTTGCCGCGGGCTATATCGGCGGGCGCTGGTCGAAGCCCTATTTCCTGTCCCTGATCTATCTGGGCCGCGCCATTGCCATCACCCTCTTCCTGATGGCGCCGGCAACGCCGCTGACCGTGCTGATCTTCGCCGGCACGATGGGCTTCCTGTGGCTCTCCACGGTGCCGCCGACCTCCGGCCTCGTCGCGGTGATGTTCGGCCCGCGCTACATGGCGACTCTGTTCGGCTTCGTGTTCTTCTCGCACCAGATCGGCTCGTTCCTCGGCGTCTGGCTCGGCGGCCGGCTCTACGACCAGACCGGCTCCTACGACGTGATCTGGTATCTCGGCATCGCGCTCGGTCTGTTCGCGGCCATCGTCCACTGGCCGATCAAGGAAGAGCCGGTCGCCCGGCTGGCCGGCACGCCTGCGGAATAA
- a CDS encoding anti-sigma factor domain-containing protein, with the protein MTQRPLDERIDEVVLGLASEAEQAEIEALAAADPVVAARLERARVRFGELDATADEVPLPDGLWNRVAARLDEAPAEAQKPAGNVVPLATRNRGDKPADTRWRLAALASLAASLVLAVALGWSLLTMPQPTVVAVLLDAGGKPVALVEGAADNTTWITLLDGAAVPQGQVMQVWTKPTEEGPPVSLGLLPSGTGTRLSVEGLPPPRRDQLYEITFEPEGGSPTNLPTGPIHGKGLAQQPI; encoded by the coding sequence ATGACGCAGCGCCCGCTCGATGAACGCATCGACGAGGTCGTGCTCGGCCTCGCCAGCGAGGCGGAACAGGCCGAGATCGAGGCGCTTGCCGCCGCCGATCCTGTGGTCGCCGCAAGGCTGGAGCGCGCCCGCGTCCGCTTCGGGGAGCTGGATGCGACCGCCGACGAGGTTCCCCTGCCCGACGGGCTCTGGAATCGTGTCGCCGCGCGTCTCGACGAGGCGCCGGCCGAGGCCCAGAAGCCTGCCGGTAATGTCGTTCCACTTGCCACCAGGAACCGCGGCGACAAGCCTGCAGACACCCGCTGGCGCCTTGCCGCGCTGGCCAGCCTCGCCGCCTCGCTGGTTCTGGCCGTCGCGCTCGGCTGGTCGCTTCTCACCATGCCGCAGCCGACCGTGGTCGCCGTCCTGCTGGATGCCGGCGGCAAGCCGGTCGCCCTCGTGGAGGGCGCAGCCGACAACACCACCTGGATCACCCTGCTGGACGGCGCCGCCGTGCCGCAGGGCCAGGTCATGCAGGTCTGGACCAAGCCGACCGAGGAAGGCCCGCCGGTCTCGCTCGGGCTGCTGCCGAGCGGAACGGGCACGCGCCTGTCGGTTGAAGGCCTTCCGCCGCCGCGCCGCGACCAGCTCTACGAGATCACCTTCGAGCCGGAGGGCGGCTCGCCGACCAACCTGCCGACCGGTCCGATCCACGGCAAGGGCCTCGCGCAGCAACCGATCTGA
- a CDS encoding sigma-70 family RNA polymerase sigma factor, giving the protein MIDHSALVAACAAGDRAALKTLMDHEGKRMLGVALRMLRRRDLAEDAVQESFVALWRNAGQFDPARGSATGWIYTILRNRCLTLLRQGERDVPHGDMEAFDEAADESVLEDAYHRLDANSDLRRCLSALEPSKRMAILASYVLGYSHGEISGRMKAPLGSVKAWLRRGLTQLRECLS; this is encoded by the coding sequence TTGATCGACCACAGCGCCCTTGTCGCAGCCTGCGCCGCCGGTGACCGTGCCGCGTTGAAGACCCTGATGGACCATGAAGGCAAGCGGATGCTCGGCGTTGCGCTGCGCATGCTGCGCCGCCGCGACCTTGCCGAGGACGCGGTGCAGGAAAGCTTCGTCGCGCTGTGGCGCAACGCCGGCCAGTTCGATCCCGCGCGCGGCAGCGCCACGGGCTGGATCTACACGATCCTGCGCAACCGCTGCCTTACCCTGCTGCGCCAGGGCGAGAGGGATGTGCCGCATGGCGACATGGAGGCCTTCGACGAGGCGGCGGACGAAAGCGTGCTGGAAGACGCCTATCACCGGCTGGATGCCAACAGCGACCTCAGGCGCTGCCTGTCCGCCCTGGAGCCGAGCAAGCGCATGGCGATCCTTGCTTCCTACGTACTCGGCTACAGCCATGGCGAGATTTCCGGACGGATGAAGGCGCCGCTCGGCTCGGTGAAGGCCTGGCTCCGGCGCGGCCTGACGCAGCTGCGGGAGTGCCTGTCATGA
- a CDS encoding DUF4394 domain-containing protein — translation MTRTTFALATTALIALATAAHAADNDGLTAIALSGDKTLHKIDASTATVTATMDAQGVDRLLGIDLRPANGQLIGVTETFQIVEIDPETGATTVISTMDKELPVAEGGAVIVDFNPAANKLRFMSGTTNHRVDIESGAVTVDGSLAFETADMHAGEAPAIVAAAYTNSFGKPEKTAMYDIDSTIVALIRQTSPNDGTLAAVGKLGIEGSDVYAFDIATDEAGTNTAWLVSGGGLHTVSLEDGKITQSWPLKGAEGVSVRDITFMTAK, via the coding sequence GTGACCAGGACGACTTTCGCTCTCGCGACCACCGCACTCATCGCCCTCGCCACGGCAGCTCATGCTGCGGACAACGACGGCCTCACCGCAATCGCCCTGTCGGGCGACAAGACCCTTCACAAGATCGACGCATCCACCGCCACGGTCACCGCCACCATGGATGCCCAGGGCGTCGACCGCCTGCTCGGCATCGACCTGCGGCCGGCCAACGGCCAGCTGATCGGCGTGACCGAGACGTTCCAGATCGTCGAGATCGATCCCGAGACCGGCGCCACCACGGTGATCTCCACCATGGACAAGGAACTGCCCGTCGCCGAGGGCGGCGCCGTGATCGTCGACTTCAACCCGGCAGCCAACAAGCTGCGCTTCATGTCGGGCACCACCAATCACCGCGTCGACATCGAAAGCGGCGCCGTGACCGTTGACGGCAGCCTTGCCTTCGAGACGGCCGACATGCATGCGGGCGAGGCGCCGGCCATCGTGGCGGCGGCCTACACCAACTCCTTCGGCAAGCCCGAGAAGACGGCGATGTACGACATCGACAGCACCATCGTCGCGCTGATCCGTCAGACCTCACCCAATGACGGCACGCTGGCAGCCGTCGGCAAGCTCGGCATCGAGGGTTCCGACGTCTATGCCTTCGACATTGCCACCGACGAGGCCGGCACCAACACCGCCTGGCTCGTCTCTGGCGGCGGGCTGCACACCGTCTCGCTCGAGGATGGCAAGATCACCCAGAGCTGGCCGCTCAAGGGTGCCGAGGGCGTAAGCGTGCGCGACATCACGTTCATGACGGCGAAGTAA
- the nadA gene encoding quinolinate synthase NadA, which yields MATIALDIGSNAGCSTAAPARASGYSMLPRPHLAYTPEVAEATAPIYEKVRHLIPEIEWPVLAPVIHEINRLKKERNAVILAHNYMTPEIFHGVSDIVGDSLALAKEAAKTDADVIVQCGVHFMAETAKILNPDKTVLIPDMNAGCSLAESITAADVRALREKHPGVPIVTYVNTSADAKAECDICCTSANAVQVVESLGAPRVLLIPDQYLAANVARQTDVEILTWAGACEVHERFTAAELREYREIEPSVKIIAHPECPPEVVDEADFTGSTAGMIDWVKTNRPEKVMLVTECSMADNIASETPGVDYVRPCNLCPHMKRITLSKILDCLLEMRDEVTVDPQVAARARTAVERMINLKM from the coding sequence ATGGCCACCATCGCACTCGATATCGGCAGCAATGCCGGATGCTCGACCGCCGCACCCGCACGGGCCAGCGGCTATTCGATGCTGCCGCGTCCTCATCTTGCCTACACGCCGGAAGTCGCGGAAGCGACCGCGCCGATCTACGAGAAGGTCCGTCACCTGATTCCGGAGATCGAGTGGCCGGTGCTTGCTCCCGTGATCCACGAGATCAACCGCCTCAAGAAGGAGCGGAACGCCGTCATCCTCGCCCACAACTACATGACGCCGGAGATCTTCCACGGTGTCTCCGACATCGTCGGCGACAGCCTGGCGCTGGCGAAGGAAGCGGCGAAGACCGACGCGGACGTGATCGTCCAGTGCGGCGTGCACTTCATGGCCGAGACCGCCAAGATCCTCAATCCGGACAAGACGGTCCTGATTCCGGACATGAATGCCGGCTGCTCGCTGGCCGAGTCGATCACCGCCGCCGACGTGCGGGCCTTGCGCGAAAAGCACCCGGGCGTGCCGATCGTCACCTATGTGAACACCTCGGCCGACGCGAAGGCCGAGTGCGATATCTGCTGCACCTCGGCCAATGCCGTGCAGGTGGTGGAGAGCCTCGGTGCGCCGCGCGTGCTGCTGATCCCCGACCAGTACCTGGCGGCCAATGTGGCACGCCAGACGGATGTCGAGATCCTGACTTGGGCCGGTGCCTGCGAAGTGCACGAGCGCTTCACCGCGGCGGAGCTGCGCGAATACCGCGAGATCGAGCCGAGCGTGAAGATCATCGCTCACCCGGAATGCCCGCCGGAAGTGGTCGACGAGGCCGACTTCACCGGGTCCACCGCCGGCATGATCGACTGGGTCAAGACCAATCGGCCGGAGAAGGTGATGCTGGTCACCGAGTGCTCGATGGCCGACAACATTGCCTCGGAGACGCCGGGCGTGGATTATGTCCGTCCGTGCAACCTGTGCCCGCACATGAAGCGCATCACGCTGTCCAAGATCCTGGACTGCCTGCTGGAAATGCGGGATGAGGTGACGGTCGATCCGCAGGTCGCCGCCCGGGCGCGCACTGCGGTCGAGCGGATGATCAACCTCAAGATGTGA
- a CDS encoding L-aspartate oxidase → MTSPRPVTSHIDDVVILGGGLTGLFCALKLAPRPVTILSASPIGEGASSAWAQGGIAAAVSDEDSAAAHAADTIAVGGGLCEEKIVRLMTEEAGERVRDLLGYGVPFDMDLEGRLQLSREAAHSMNRIVRVRGDMAGRAIMDALVVAVRNTPSIRVVEGYLGEELLHEGRIVTGVLARRRGDRERLAFPAHAVVLASGGIGHLYAVTTNPPEANGQGLAMALNAGAVVADTEFVQFHPTALNVGRDPAPLASEALRGEGATLINADGRRFMEAVDPLKELAPRDVVARAVFAENLAGRGAFLDCREALGDSFPERFPTVYAACMEAGIDPVRQPIPVAPAEHYHMGGVLTDANGRTSLDNLWAAGEVASTGAHGANRLASNSLLETVVFAARVAEDIQNQMPNPRTAHWPGIDDHIQEPSRRNEVEREAISLLRRTMADGVGVVRTAEGLTGALAVIDALEARCKRRSIRNMMTAGKAVAAAALLRRESRGGHSRADYPQEDPAFARRTYLTAKDIAGVVREAVDSDIGRRAVEALPAVGDA, encoded by the coding sequence ATGACGTCGCCACGTCCCGTGACTTCCCATATCGATGATGTCGTCATTCTTGGCGGCGGTCTGACCGGCCTGTTCTGCGCGCTCAAGCTGGCGCCGCGTCCGGTGACGATTCTCTCCGCCTCTCCCATCGGCGAGGGCGCGTCCTCCGCATGGGCGCAAGGCGGTATTGCCGCAGCCGTGTCCGACGAGGACAGCGCAGCCGCTCACGCAGCCGATACCATCGCCGTCGGCGGCGGGCTGTGCGAGGAGAAGATCGTCCGCCTGATGACCGAGGAAGCGGGCGAGCGCGTTCGCGATCTTCTCGGCTACGGCGTTCCCTTCGACATGGACCTGGAGGGGCGGTTGCAGCTGTCGCGCGAGGCGGCCCACTCGATGAACCGTATCGTGCGCGTGCGCGGCGACATGGCCGGTCGTGCGATCATGGACGCGCTGGTCGTTGCGGTGCGCAACACGCCGTCGATCCGGGTGGTCGAGGGGTATCTGGGCGAAGAACTGCTGCATGAGGGCCGGATCGTCACCGGCGTGCTCGCCCGCCGCCGCGGCGACCGCGAGCGCCTTGCCTTCCCCGCCCACGCGGTTGTTCTGGCCTCCGGCGGCATCGGGCACCTCTATGCGGTGACGACCAACCCGCCGGAAGCCAACGGCCAGGGCCTCGCCATGGCCCTCAATGCCGGCGCGGTGGTCGCCGACACCGAATTCGTGCAGTTCCACCCCACCGCCCTCAATGTCGGCCGCGACCCGGCGCCGCTCGCCTCCGAGGCGCTGCGCGGCGAGGGCGCAACGCTCATCAACGCCGATGGCCGCCGCTTCATGGAGGCGGTCGATCCGCTGAAGGAACTGGCGCCGCGCGATGTCGTCGCGAGGGCGGTCTTTGCCGAGAATCTTGCCGGGCGCGGGGCCTTTCTCGATTGCCGCGAGGCGCTGGGCGATAGCTTTCCCGAGCGCTTCCCGACCGTCTATGCCGCCTGCATGGAGGCCGGCATCGATCCGGTGCGCCAGCCCATCCCGGTGGCGCCGGCCGAGCACTACCACATGGGCGGCGTGCTGACCGACGCCAACGGTCGCACCTCTCTCGACAATCTCTGGGCGGCCGGCGAGGTCGCCTCGACCGGTGCCCATGGTGCCAATCGGCTTGCCTCCAACTCGCTGTTGGAAACGGTGGTCTTTGCCGCGCGTGTTGCCGAGGACATCCAGAACCAGATGCCCAATCCGCGCACGGCGCACTGGCCGGGCATCGACGATCACATTCAGGAGCCGAGCCGCCGCAACGAGGTGGAGCGCGAGGCGATCAGCCTGCTGCGCCGGACCATGGCGGACGGTGTGGGTGTGGTGCGCACGGCCGAGGGCCTGACGGGTGCGCTTGCCGTGATCGACGCGCTGGAGGCGCGCTGCAAGCGTCGCTCGATCCGCAACATGATGACTGCGGGCAAGGCGGTTGCAGCGGCCGCGCTTTTGCGCCGCGAAAGCCGCGGCGGGCATTCGCGCGCCGATTATCCGCAGGAGGATCCCGCCTTCGCCCGCCGCACCTATCTGACGGCGAAGGACATTGCCGGCGTGGTGCGAGAGGCGGTGGACAGCGACATCGGCCGCCGGGCCGTCGAGGCCCTGCCGGCCGTCGGAGACGCATGA
- the nadC gene encoding carboxylating nicotinate-nucleotide diphosphorylase, which produces MTSAGTNLPVLPALMVEDAVRAALLEDWGRAGDITAQATLSPEIGARAVIAARRPGRLSGVDLAAAAFRLSDPAIDVEILARDGDRLEPGDLVMRVSGPARGMLSAERVALNYLGHLSGVATATAAFADLVVHTKARIVCTRKTTPGLRAFEKYAVRCGGGANHRFGLDDAILIKDNHIAVAGGVRQAIEASRRFAGHLVRIEVEVDTLDQLREALEAKPDVIMLDNMQPDRLREAVAIAGGQVVLEASGGVSLETVAAIAETGVDLISVGWITHSAPVLDLGLDIEIG; this is translated from the coding sequence ATGACCAGTGCTGGAACCAACCTGCCGGTTCTCCCTGCTCTGATGGTAGAGGACGCAGTGCGCGCGGCGCTGCTGGAGGACTGGGGCCGGGCGGGCGACATCACCGCCCAGGCGACGCTGTCGCCGGAGATCGGCGCGCGCGCGGTGATCGCGGCCCGCCGCCCCGGACGCCTGTCCGGTGTCGATCTGGCCGCAGCTGCCTTCCGCCTGAGCGATCCGGCCATCGATGTCGAGATCCTGGCGCGCGACGGCGACCGGCTGGAGCCGGGCGATCTCGTGATGCGCGTGTCGGGACCGGCACGCGGCATGCTGTCGGCCGAACGGGTGGCGCTGAACTATCTCGGCCATCTGTCGGGCGTGGCAACGGCGACGGCTGCCTTCGCCGATCTTGTCGTCCACACGAAGGCCCGCATCGTCTGCACCCGCAAGACGACGCCGGGCCTGAGGGCTTTCGAGAAATACGCGGTGCGCTGCGGCGGTGGTGCCAACCACCGCTTCGGCCTGGATGACGCGATCCTGATCAAGGACAACCACATCGCGGTTGCCGGCGGGGTGCGACAGGCCATCGAGGCATCGCGTCGCTTTGCCGGCCATCTCGTGCGCATCGAGGTGGAGGTCGATACGCTGGACCAGCTGCGCGAGGCGCTGGAGGCCAAGCCGGACGTGATCATGCTCGACAACATGCAGCCGGACCGCCTGCGCGAGGCCGTTGCGATCGCCGGAGGGCAGGTCGTGCTGGAGGCCTCGGGCGGCGTCAGCCTCGAGACCGTTGCGGCCATTGCGGAAACGGGCGTCGACCTGATTTCCGTCGGCTGGATCACCCATTCGGCGCCGGTGCTGGATCTCGGCCTCGATATCGAGATCGGCTGA